The following coding sequences are from one Armatimonadia bacterium window:
- a CDS encoding nucleotidyltransferase family protein, whose translation MTRKQAGALSESSPEGHLILDALRCRFDLTARQRLAEGVARGVDWPLVLEESRRRGLLPFVAEALRKHDLLGYVPKDLRTALEGYLCNLAAFSLLGRQVLEQVEEALAGRPHLMLRGPMLGEYLYGPDVPRPFSDLDVAVDCSDTEGIWTVAQALSNGRPFRTKWVTSRELDEYVLLSSAELTVEEAEELASQAFLAEVQIQVTPQVGVELKPYLSRYYQSAGDLEVSWPERVQVTWLGLQAGIPPAEILVAHLADHAAYHPSARHRLLPLVDIDALIRKQASFDWDACAERARQIGAQLPLLIALGTCRRVLATSVPEDLEGKLDLPRRQRRIGETVSRADVFTTGTGPVTPYAPLLELLRQPRRIPALRPGLQVRKLTRALFPSRAFVRWQYGTGPGAGRLVFGYLEHWRRQPQRALGRWWLPPRARLFEPPPASRNT comes from the coding sequence ATGACCAGAAAGCAAGCGGGAGCCCTCTCGGAGTCGTCACCCGAGGGACATCTGATTCTCGATGCACTCCGGTGCCGCTTCGACCTCACTGCCCGACAGCGGCTGGCAGAGGGCGTTGCTCGGGGCGTCGACTGGCCGCTGGTCCTTGAGGAGTCGCGGAGGAGGGGCCTGCTGCCCTTCGTCGCAGAGGCCCTGCGCAAGCACGATCTTCTGGGGTACGTGCCGAAGGACCTTCGCACGGCGCTGGAGGGCTACCTGTGCAACCTCGCGGCGTTCTCGCTCCTGGGACGGCAGGTGCTGGAGCAGGTCGAGGAAGCGCTCGCGGGCAGGCCGCACCTGATGCTTCGCGGGCCGATGCTGGGTGAGTACCTGTATGGCCCCGACGTCCCGCGCCCCTTCAGTGACCTCGATGTTGCGGTTGACTGCTCGGACACGGAGGGGATCTGGACGGTCGCCCAGGCCCTGAGCAACGGTCGGCCCTTCCGGACGAAGTGGGTCACGAGTCGCGAACTGGACGAGTACGTACTGCTGTCCTCGGCGGAGCTCACGGTCGAAGAGGCCGAGGAGTTGGCCTCGCAGGCCTTCCTGGCCGAGGTCCAGATCCAGGTCACGCCGCAGGTCGGCGTCGAGCTGAAGCCCTACCTCTCGCGCTACTACCAGAGCGCCGGCGACCTGGAGGTCTCCTGGCCAGAGCGGGTGCAGGTAACCTGGCTGGGGCTGCAGGCAGGCATCCCACCTGCCGAGATACTGGTCGCCCATCTTGCCGACCATGCCGCTTACCATCCCTCGGCACGGCATCGTCTTCTGCCCCTGGTGGACATCGATGCGCTGATCCGCAAGCAGGCGAGCTTTGATTGGGATGCATGTGCCGAGAGGGCCAGACAAATCGGCGCACAGCTTCCGCTCCTGATCGCCCTGGGAACCTGTCGGCGAGTCCTGGCGACGTCGGTGCCTGAGGACCTGGAAGGGAAGCTGGACCTTCCGCGCAGACAGCGTCGGATTGGCGAGACCGTGTCGCGAGCCGACGTCTTCACAACCGGAACGGGGCCTGTGACGCCCTATGCCCCACTACTCGAACTGCTGCGGCAGCCGAGGCGGATTCCAGCCCTGAGGCCGGGGCTCCAGGTGCGGAAGCTGACCCGAGCGCTGTTCCCTTCGAGGGCCTTTGTGAGGTGGCAGTACGGAACCGGCCCGGGTGCCGGAAGGCTTGTCTTTGGGTACCTGGAGCACTGGCGACGACAACCGCAACGGGCCCTCGGACGCTGGTGGTTGCCACCAAGAGCCCGGCTGTTTGAGCCACCTCCCGCTTCGCGCAACACTTGA
- a CDS encoding sulfatase-like hydrolase/transferase, with amino-acid sequence MPSRHDRREFLRQVSLGTAGAALGTGALAGLLTSAGAAQERPNFVFLLVDDLRFDAMGFMGHPQWLRTPNIDRLRRMGTHFTNAFVVHSLCAPSRCANLSGMYGHSNGVRDNMGHDPYPEVRTCPLALQEAGYNTAFVGKWHMANTNMPRPGFDYWLSFVGQGVYENPTLNENGREFKAEGYMTDLLTDYGVRFLEQSRTRPFSLCLWHKAVHGPFTPAERHRGLYPDAEYPAPESLQDDLSGKPHWQRAVQTNPQGPDVYGKPAPDKLPPATWDPKAKGRLDYYRTLAAVDDSVGKVLDTLEKTGQIENTVLLFAGDNGFFFGEHRRGDKRLMYEESLRVPFLMSYPRLIKPGSTTDEMVLNIDVAPTLLDLAGAPAVPQMQGRSMKPLFTGQRTAWRTSFLYEYFQDGSFAIPPMVGVRTERWKYVTYPTLKDIDELYDLEHDPQEMHNLALDPAYAAQLATMKAEMERLKKETNYTEAPPPPPRPKVMGPATLALHYSFDRDTATEARDDSGMGNAGKLTGTELTGGKQGDARRFGGEDSIEVSKSKSISPADRPFSVELWAKAYEGKGVLVSHGGKSNGYVLYLEAGVPHFGVRLPDGLYEIAAPKAVGDDWVHLAVVMTGTAEIKLYVNGKEVASREVPQFIAQDPNETLCLGMDRGSLVGDYGPENGFVGLIDELKVYGGALQPAAIEAAARG; translated from the coding sequence ATGCCTTCGCGTCATGACCGTCGTGAGTTCCTGCGACAGGTCAGTCTGGGGACAGCCGGAGCAGCCCTGGGCACCGGAGCTCTGGCTGGACTGCTGACCTCGGCGGGCGCTGCTCAGGAGCGGCCCAACTTCGTCTTCCTCCTCGTCGATGACCTGCGCTTCGATGCGATGGGATTCATGGGGCATCCGCAGTGGCTGCGGACGCCGAACATCGACCGTCTACGCCGCATGGGCACCCACTTCACCAATGCCTTCGTGGTGCACTCGCTGTGCGCCCCGAGCCGCTGCGCCAACCTCAGCGGGATGTACGGTCACAGTAACGGCGTCCGCGACAATATGGGCCACGACCCGTATCCTGAGGTGCGCACCTGTCCCCTGGCGCTGCAGGAGGCGGGCTACAACACCGCCTTCGTGGGCAAGTGGCATATGGCGAACACCAATATGCCCCGTCCCGGCTTCGACTACTGGCTCAGCTTCGTCGGCCAGGGGGTGTATGAGAACCCGACGCTCAATGAAAACGGCCGAGAGTTCAAGGCCGAGGGCTACATGACCGACCTCCTGACGGACTACGGCGTGCGGTTCCTGGAGCAATCTCGCACCCGACCCTTCTCCCTGTGTCTGTGGCACAAGGCCGTCCATGGCCCCTTCACCCCGGCAGAGAGACACCGAGGGCTTTACCCGGACGCCGAGTACCCCGCGCCGGAGAGCTTGCAGGACGACCTGTCCGGCAAGCCCCATTGGCAGCGCGCGGTGCAGACCAATCCCCAGGGCCCCGATGTATACGGCAAGCCCGCACCCGACAAGCTTCCACCGGCCACCTGGGACCCGAAGGCCAAGGGCCGGCTGGACTACTACCGGACCCTCGCAGCCGTCGACGACAGCGTCGGCAAGGTCCTCGACACACTGGAAAAGACCGGGCAGATAGAGAACACCGTCCTCCTCTTCGCGGGAGACAACGGTTTCTTCTTCGGCGAGCACCGGCGGGGCGACAAGCGGCTGATGTACGAGGAGTCGCTACGCGTTCCCTTCCTGATGAGCTACCCGCGGCTGATCAAGCCGGGCTCGACCACCGATGAGATGGTGCTCAACATCGATGTAGCGCCGACTCTGCTCGATCTGGCCGGCGCTCCTGCGGTGCCACAGATGCAGGGCAGGTCCATGAAGCCGCTGTTCACCGGCCAGAGGACGGCGTGGCGCACCTCCTTCCTGTACGAGTACTTCCAGGACGGCAGCTTCGCGATTCCGCCGATGGTCGGTGTCCGCACTGAGCGATGGAAGTACGTCACCTATCCGACGCTCAAGGACATCGACGAGCTGTACGACCTGGAGCACGACCCACAGGAGATGCACAATCTGGCGCTGGATCCGGCCTACGCTGCCCAGCTCGCGACGATGAAGGCCGAGATGGAGCGGCTCAAGAAGGAGACGAACTACACGGAGGCCCCGCCACCACCGCCGAGGCCAAAGGTCATGGGTCCGGCCACGCTGGCGCTGCACTACAGCTTCGACCGCGACACGGCGACTGAGGCACGGGATGACTCCGGCATGGGTAACGCGGGCAAGCTGACCGGTACGGAGCTGACGGGAGGCAAGCAGGGCGATGCACGGCGGTTCGGCGGTGAGGACAGCATCGAGGTGTCGAAGTCCAAGAGTATCAGCCCCGCCGACCGGCCCTTCAGTGTCGAGTTGTGGGCCAAGGCCTACGAGGGCAAGGGCGTTCTCGTCTCCCACGGGGGCAAGTCGAACGGCTACGTGCTGTACCTCGAGGCCGGTGTTCCCCACTTCGGAGTTCGACTGCCGGACGGTCTGTATGAGATCGCCGCACCGAAGGCCGTCGGTGATGACTGGGTCCACCTTGCTGTCGTGATGACCGGGACTGCCGAGATCAAGCTCTACGTCAACGGCAAGGAGGTCGCCTCGCGGGAGGTACCGCAGTTCATCGCTCAGGACCCGAACGAGACGCTGTGCCTTGGCATGGACCGCGGCTCCCTGGTGGGCGACTACGGGCCGGAGAACGGCTTCGTGGGCCTCATCGATGAGCTGAAGGTCTACGGTGGCGCGCTGCAGCCCGCCGCGATCGAGGCGGCCGCCAGAGGCTGA
- a CDS encoding Gfo/Idh/MocA family oxidoreductase, whose amino-acid sequence MSGSKLRLAVIGVGSWSNRIHIPQILSHPHAEVVALCTRTEEKLRQTGEEFGVDRLYTDYRQLFAEGGLDAVTISSTHNAHYPIAKAALEAGLHVFCEKPLGINSLQTKELAELAKRRGVKTMVAFTNRWVPESRYVKRLLDEGYLGQPFHYNGCQLAGYMRPGGNWRWRADPMLGGGGVLYDLGSHNIDLAQWFLGPMRAVCATMKTAVPERSRDGEMVPTPVDDTEGFIAEFANGTQGIFHVSWVCPGDRVMRHEIAGSDGFLRLNLFHDVWINGLTGCKAGDPDAVKMTVPDDLQGNIPREVATPEEREVARQAFLKQSPSLVRAFLDSIVKDTDPGPNFADGHATQQVMDAILLSHRQHRWVEVGEVS is encoded by the coding sequence ATGTCAGGTTCGAAGCTACGCCTCGCCGTGATCGGCGTGGGCTCGTGGTCCAACCGCATCCACATCCCTCAGATCCTCTCGCACCCTCACGCCGAAGTGGTGGCTCTGTGCACGCGCACGGAGGAGAAGCTGCGGCAAACCGGCGAGGAGTTCGGCGTCGACCGGCTCTACACCGACTACCGGCAGCTCTTTGCCGAGGGCGGTCTGGACGCCGTCACGATCAGCTCCACACACAACGCGCACTACCCGATCGCCAAGGCCGCGCTCGAGGCCGGCCTGCACGTCTTCTGCGAGAAGCCGCTGGGTATCAACTCACTGCAGACGAAGGAGTTGGCCGAACTCGCCAAGCGTCGCGGCGTCAAGACGATGGTGGCCTTCACAAACCGCTGGGTTCCTGAGTCAAGGTACGTGAAGCGCCTCCTTGACGAGGGCTACCTCGGTCAGCCCTTCCACTACAACGGCTGCCAGCTTGCCGGGTACATGCGTCCCGGCGGGAACTGGCGCTGGCGTGCCGACCCGATGCTGGGCGGCGGAGGCGTGCTGTACGATCTGGGCTCGCACAACATCGACCTCGCGCAGTGGTTCCTGGGGCCGATGCGTGCCGTGTGCGCGACTATGAAGACGGCGGTCCCAGAGCGCTCCCGCGACGGCGAGATGGTCCCAACTCCCGTCGACGACACTGAGGGCTTCATCGCCGAGTTCGCGAACGGCACCCAGGGCATCTTCCACGTCAGTTGGGTATGTCCCGGCGACCGGGTCATGCGCCACGAGATCGCGGGCAGCGACGGCTTCCTGCGCCTCAACCTGTTCCATGATGTCTGGATCAACGGCCTCACAGGCTGCAAAGCCGGTGACCCCGACGCCGTGAAGATGACGGTGCCTGACGACCTGCAGGGCAACATCCCGCGGGAGGTCGCGACGCCTGAAGAGCGCGAAGTGGCACGCCAAGCCTTCTTGAAGCAGTCGCCCAGCCTGGTCCGGGCCTTCCTCGACAGCATCGTCAAGGACACCGATCCGGGGCCCAACTTCGCCGACGGCCATGCCACCCAGCAGGTCATGGACGCTATCTTGCTCAGCCACCGTCAGCACCGGTGGGTCGAGGTCGGTGAGGTCTCCTAG
- a CDS encoding DNA gyrase C-terminal beta-propeller domain-containing protein codes for MAEAVLLVTKRGYAKVVEAEEFPTRGRGTRGVTAFKLSEETGPVVCTEHVQTGRGQRVLVVTAQGMALMTSVDDLQTRKRTSGGVRLMAVAEDDKVVSVLV; via the coding sequence ATGGCTGAGGCAGTGTTGCTGGTGACCAAGCGAGGCTATGCCAAGGTAGTGGAGGCCGAGGAGTTCCCAACGCGAGGTCGTGGCACCCGCGGTGTGACGGCCTTCAAGCTGTCTGAGGAGACAGGACCCGTCGTCTGTACGGAGCATGTGCAGACGGGTCGCGGGCAGCGCGTTCTGGTCGTCACGGCTCAGGGCATGGCGCTCATGACGTCCGTCGACGACCTTCAGACACGCAAGCGCACCTCCGGTGGGGTACGCCTCATGGCCGTGGCGGAAGATGACAAAGTGGTGAGCGTTCTCGTCTAG
- a CDS encoding FAD-dependent oxidoreductase, producing MASPMPLFREASEWPVLGEYEVAVFGAGPAGIGAACAAGRLGARTILVEQLGFPGGVATAACCPYLMGFGHGGRQIVGGVADELVRELDAMGHARFMTTPCGTPEPRPIGSRALTTNVIVSVEGLRVAANRLLERAGVCRLYYTSLVGAVAEGDRVLAAAVNRKEGLGLIRARAFVDATGDADLVWRAGGGVRDYAVEESMTKSLLMRVGGVPHFHRGAVEEVFARLVAEGKVPFEAQDRFMGFALLNPGEVLLNFTLIAGNGLSSEDLTRMDGDLREQALVTVEWFRREVPQFAHCFLVDVAAQVGVRAGRGIVGLETITPQDLDDNTPVPEPVSLGQRSYGGHGLTGFAPAWHKSNPGLRGIPWRTLLSASFTNVATGGRSVSCDPRALDSLRLMSRCMATGQAAGVSAALAAQADGAIPPVGYASVRESLLGQGAILE from the coding sequence ATGGCTTCGCCCATGCCGCTATTCAGAGAGGCCTCCGAGTGGCCGGTTCTTGGTGAGTACGAGGTCGCCGTCTTCGGAGCCGGACCTGCCGGAATCGGCGCGGCCTGCGCAGCCGGCAGACTCGGAGCCCGGACGATCCTCGTGGAGCAACTCGGCTTCCCCGGAGGCGTCGCGACGGCAGCCTGCTGCCCGTACTTGATGGGCTTCGGACACGGGGGCCGACAGATCGTCGGCGGGGTTGCCGACGAACTGGTGCGTGAACTCGATGCCATGGGTCACGCCCGGTTCATGACCACTCCCTGCGGGACTCCTGAGCCGCGTCCCATCGGCAGTCGCGCGCTGACCACCAACGTGATCGTCTCAGTGGAGGGCCTGCGTGTGGCCGCGAACCGGCTCCTGGAGCGCGCCGGAGTTTGCAGGCTCTACTACACGTCGCTGGTGGGGGCGGTGGCAGAGGGCGACCGGGTCCTTGCGGCGGCCGTGAACCGCAAAGAGGGCCTGGGGCTGATCCGCGCCAGGGCCTTCGTGGACGCCACGGGGGATGCCGACCTGGTCTGGCGCGCCGGTGGCGGGGTTCGTGACTACGCCGTCGAGGAGTCCATGACCAAGTCGCTGCTGATGCGAGTCGGGGGCGTTCCGCACTTCCATCGCGGAGCGGTGGAGGAGGTCTTCGCCCGCCTGGTGGCAGAGGGGAAGGTCCCCTTTGAGGCTCAGGACCGGTTCATGGGCTTCGCGCTCCTGAATCCCGGTGAGGTGCTGCTCAACTTCACCCTGATTGCCGGGAACGGCCTCAGCTCAGAGGACCTGACGCGGATGGACGGCGACCTGCGGGAGCAAGCGCTCGTCACTGTGGAGTGGTTCCGACGGGAAGTGCCGCAGTTCGCCCACTGCTTCCTGGTGGACGTGGCAGCGCAAGTCGGCGTCCGTGCGGGGCGCGGAATCGTCGGGCTCGAGACCATCACCCCGCAGGATCTCGACGACAACACGCCGGTGCCGGAGCCTGTGTCCCTGGGCCAGCGAAGCTACGGCGGCCATGGCCTGACGGGGTTTGCCCCTGCCTGGCACAAGTCCAACCCGGGTCTGCGCGGTATTCCCTGGCGAACGCTTCTCTCGGCGAGCTTCACCAATGTCGCGACCGGTGGCCGGTCGGTGTCCTGCGATCCCCGGGCGCTGGATAGTCTGCGCCTGATGTCCCGCTGCATGGCGACCGGTCAGGCTGCCGGTGTCTCGGCCGCCCTTGCAGCCCAGGCAGATGGCGCGATTCCCCCGGTCGGGTATGCTTCGGTCCGCGAATCGCTTCTGGGCCAGGGCGCGATTCTGGAATGA
- a CDS encoding biotin/lipoyl-containing protein codes for MPFSDDDIQWLLSLVEQQGLAEIEVHDGEDEVLVRRRDPVTTVVGTALAPGQLPVEEVAAEPVLPDNVVPVLAPMSGVFYRAPSPQSPPYVEVGQVVSEGDTVGLIEAMKLFNDVSVQVSGTVYQVIAENAGPVEAGATLMLIET; via the coding sequence ATGCCCTTCAGCGACGACGACATTCAGTGGCTGCTGTCTCTGGTTGAGCAGCAGGGCCTCGCGGAGATCGAAGTACACGACGGCGAGGACGAAGTCCTCGTGCGACGGCGAGACCCGGTCACGACTGTGGTGGGCACGGCTCTGGCTCCCGGCCAGCTTCCCGTTGAGGAGGTTGCCGCCGAACCGGTGCTGCCCGACAATGTCGTCCCCGTTCTTGCCCCCATGTCGGGCGTCTTCTATCGAGCGCCTTCACCGCAGTCCCCACCCTACGTTGAGGTCGGACAGGTCGTCTCCGAGGGCGATACCGTCGGCCTCATCGAGGCCATGAAGCTCTTCAACGATGTCTCCGTTCAGGTAAGCGGCACCGTCTACCAGGTGATTGCCGAGAATGCAGGGCCGGTTGAGGCCGGTGCCACGCTCATGCTCATTGAGACCTGA
- a CDS encoding homoserine dehydrogenase, which produces MSDRAIKVGILGCGVVGGGVFEVLTRNESEITQRAGATLKVAAVADVDWDREREVEVPLEVRSTDGMAVCQDPDIDIIVETIGGIGIARKFVMTAIESGKSVVTSNKELMAKFGDEILDAAAARGVDVEFEGAVGGVIPIIRSLKESLEANKIERIIGIVNGTTNYILTKMSQEGREFEDVLAEAQSLGYAEADPTADVEGIDAQNKIAILAAIAFGTRVKVDEVYREGISRITATDIEYAREMGYTIKLLAIGSRCNGELELRVHPTLLPISHPLASVNGVFNAIFVHGNACDDVMLYGRGAGALPTGSAVVGDVIDCARNILHDARGRVPCTCIGHSTIRPMDDIVAKTYVRMRVTDRPGVLGTIATILGQEGVSIESVIQRGSVGPSLAEIVWVMHAAKQKHLRTALAAISNLGIVDSIPSVIRVEQ; this is translated from the coding sequence ATGTCGGACCGCGCGATCAAGGTCGGGATCCTCGGCTGTGGTGTAGTCGGTGGCGGAGTCTTCGAGGTACTCACCCGTAACGAGAGCGAGATCACCCAGCGTGCCGGGGCCACCCTCAAGGTGGCTGCGGTGGCTGACGTGGACTGGGACCGCGAGCGGGAGGTCGAAGTCCCCCTTGAGGTCCGCAGCACCGATGGCATGGCCGTCTGCCAGGACCCCGACATCGACATCATCGTCGAGACCATCGGCGGAATCGGCATCGCCCGCAAGTTCGTCATGACCGCCATCGAGAGCGGCAAATCGGTGGTGACCTCAAACAAAGAGCTCATGGCCAAGTTCGGCGACGAGATCCTCGACGCTGCGGCGGCCAGGGGCGTTGACGTCGAGTTCGAGGGCGCTGTCGGGGGCGTCATCCCCATCATCCGCTCCCTGAAGGAAAGCCTCGAAGCCAACAAGATCGAGCGCATCATCGGCATCGTCAACGGAACCACGAACTACATCCTCACAAAGATGAGCCAGGAGGGTCGCGAGTTCGAGGACGTGCTGGCCGAGGCACAGAGCCTGGGCTATGCCGAAGCCGATCCGACGGCCGATGTCGAGGGCATCGACGCCCAGAACAAGATCGCCATCCTCGCGGCCATCGCCTTCGGGACGCGGGTCAAGGTCGACGAGGTCTACCGCGAGGGCATCTCTCGCATCACCGCGACCGATATCGAGTATGCGCGGGAGATGGGGTACACGATCAAGCTCCTGGCCATCGGCAGCCGCTGCAACGGCGAACTCGAGTTGCGAGTACACCCCACGCTTCTGCCCATATCGCATCCCCTGGCCTCGGTCAACGGGGTCTTCAATGCCATTTTCGTGCATGGCAACGCCTGCGACGACGTGATGCTCTACGGTCGCGGGGCCGGCGCACTCCCGACCGGCAGCGCAGTGGTCGGGGACGTCATCGACTGTGCCCGCAACATCCTTCACGATGCTCGTGGCCGGGTCCCTTGCACCTGCATCGGCCACTCCACGATTCGGCCGATGGACGACATCGTGGCGAAGACCTACGTGCGGATGCGCGTCACTGATCGGCCCGGCGTACTCGGAACCATCGCGACGATCCTCGGCCAGGAGGGTGTGAGCATCGAGTCCGTGATCCAGCGCGGAAGCGTGGGTCCGAGCCTGGCGGAGATCGTCTGGGTCATGCACGCGGCCAAGCAGAAGCACCTGCGCACAGCCCTGGCCGCCATCTCCAACCTGGGAATCGTCGACTCCATCCCCAGTGTGATCCGCGTCGAGCAGTAG
- the cobS gene encoding adenosylcobinamide-GDP ribazoletransferase: MRALAAAIAFLTTLPVPARCLGGKLASPARMLLWWAPVGALIGCLAAGITWAAALVLPWVTCAALGVVALVALSGGLHLEGLMDTSDGLGSRAPREKALEIMKDSRSGAFGVIAGACVLLLKFGVLAGMAPQTGLVAIALAPMLARVMQVVVMTAHPYARPEGGMGGAFFVAAKVGHCVLGLVLCAVAATAVDALIAGVHANLAALGAVLVVSAWSVIPTRHLGGHTGDTIGATSELTELALFLALALLAHP, encoded by the coding sequence ATGCGAGCACTCGCCGCGGCGATCGCTTTCCTGACCACACTTCCAGTACCCGCGCGTTGCCTGGGTGGCAAGCTTGCGAGTCCGGCAAGGATGCTACTGTGGTGGGCCCCGGTGGGCGCCCTGATCGGCTGTCTCGCCGCAGGGATCACCTGGGCGGCCGCCCTCGTCCTGCCCTGGGTGACCTGCGCGGCGCTTGGGGTCGTGGCGCTGGTGGCGCTCAGCGGAGGTCTGCACCTGGAAGGCCTCATGGACACGAGCGACGGCCTGGGTTCCCGGGCTCCCCGCGAGAAGGCGCTGGAGATAATGAAGGATTCCCGTTCCGGGGCCTTCGGGGTGATCGCCGGAGCCTGTGTGCTCTTGCTCAAGTTCGGCGTTCTGGCCGGAATGGCTCCCCAGACCGGCCTCGTGGCGATCGCCCTCGCACCGATGCTCGCGCGCGTCATGCAGGTCGTCGTGATGACCGCCCATCCCTACGCGCGTCCGGAAGGTGGGATGGGTGGTGCCTTCTTCGTGGCAGCCAAGGTCGGCCACTGCGTTCTGGGCCTGGTGCTGTGCGCTGTGGCCGCGACGGCGGTCGATGCTCTGATCGCCGGCGTTCATGCGAACCTTGCTGCCCTGGGTGCAGTGCTGGTAGTCAGCGCGTGGTCCGTGATTCCGACGCGACACCTCGGCGGTCATACGGGCGACACCATCGGCGCCACCAGCGAGCTTACCGAGCTTGCCCTGTTCCTCGCCCTGGCACTCCTCGCTCACCCCTAA
- the cobU gene encoding bifunctional adenosylcobinamide kinase/adenosylcobinamide-phosphate guanylyltransferase, producing MSGRLIFVTGGARSGKSTFAEELARSQGGRVAYVATALVADEEMARRVEKHRERRPKDWATVECTGRLSEALALAAAEHDVIVVDCLTVYIARLLPLLGEETADEATEAEACERMDRELDEVVAAVRSGGAEVIVVSNEVGSGLVPAYPSGRLFRDMVGRANQRMATEADFAYLVVAGVPLDLRALQATRFPWRHGD from the coding sequence ATGTCGGGACGTCTTATCTTCGTGACAGGTGGTGCGAGATCGGGCAAGAGCACCTTCGCAGAGGAACTGGCGAGATCGCAGGGCGGTCGAGTGGCCTACGTCGCAACGGCTCTCGTGGCGGATGAGGAGATGGCGCGGCGGGTCGAGAAGCATCGCGAGCGCCGCCCGAAGGACTGGGCGACCGTGGAGTGTACGGGGCGCCTTAGTGAGGCCCTGGCCCTGGCGGCGGCGGAGCACGATGTGATCGTGGTGGACTGCCTGACAGTGTACATCGCCAGGCTGCTTCCGCTTCTGGGTGAGGAGACGGCTGACGAGGCCACGGAGGCCGAGGCCTGCGAACGCATGGATCGCGAACTCGACGAGGTGGTGGCTGCTGTGCGTTCCGGTGGCGCCGAGGTGATCGTCGTCAGTAACGAAGTGGGCAGCGGCCTCGTCCCCGCCTATCCCTCGGGCAGGCTCTTTCGTGACATGGTGGGCCGGGCAAACCAGCGGATGGCAACCGAGGCCGACTTCGCGTATCTCGTGGTCGCGGGCGTGCCTCTGGACCTGCGAGCACTGCAGGCGACACGCTTCCCCTGGAGGCACGGGGACTGA
- the cobT gene encoding nicotinate-nucleotide--dimethylbenzimidazole phosphoribosyltransferase, whose product MSDCSALRQQILDLCAAVPPLDEAAGRAAAARQDTLTKPLGSLGSLEKLSVRLAEISGNPRPRLEHKVVFTLAGDHGVVAEGVSAYPQSVTPQMVANFLAGGAAINVISRHVGARVVIADVGVVNDIPGDTSQLRQMRVARGTADMALGPAMTADEMWQAVAAGIKLVEMEAAQGLDIGATGEMGIGNTTPATAILSVFSGEDPLTITGPGTGLSADGVSRKVEVIRRALAVNQPDPKEPWEVLRKVGGLEIAGLTGVILGCAARRVPCVVDGFISTSAALIALHACPRVQGYLLAGHRSTEPGHDKMLELLGLQPILSLNMRLGEGTGAALSFSVLEAAAKILDEMATFGDAGVDEKL is encoded by the coding sequence ATGTCGGATTGCTCAGCACTACGTCAGCAGATACTGGACCTGTGCGCGGCCGTGCCGCCACTGGACGAAGCAGCCGGTAGAGCCGCCGCTGCACGCCAGGACACCCTCACCAAGCCTCTCGGAAGTCTCGGAAGCCTGGAGAAGCTCTCGGTCCGTTTGGCCGAGATCAGCGGGAATCCGCGGCCACGGCTGGAGCACAAGGTTGTCTTCACCCTCGCCGGAGACCATGGTGTGGTGGCCGAAGGCGTGAGCGCATATCCGCAGAGTGTGACCCCGCAGATGGTGGCCAACTTCCTTGCAGGGGGTGCGGCCATCAATGTCATCTCCCGTCACGTGGGTGCTCGCGTTGTCATCGCCGATGTCGGGGTCGTCAACGACATTCCGGGAGACACCTCCCAACTGCGCCAGATGCGCGTGGCCAGGGGAACCGCCGATATGGCTCTCGGACCGGCGATGACCGCCGACGAGATGTGGCAGGCGGTTGCTGCGGGCATCAAGCTGGTCGAGATGGAGGCTGCCCAGGGCCTGGATATCGGCGCTACAGGCGAGATGGGCATTGGCAACACCACTCCGGCCACCGCCATCCTGTCTGTCTTCTCCGGGGAGGACCCGCTGACGATCACCGGCCCCGGAACCGGTCTGAGCGCCGACGGCGTCTCGAGGAAGGTCGAGGTGATTCGCCGGGCCCTAGCAGTCAACCAACCCGACCCGAAGGAGCCCTGGGAAGTACTGCGGAAGGTCGGCGGGCTGGAGATCGCCGGGCTCACCGGGGTCATTCTCGGCTGCGCCGCACGGCGGGTTCCCTGCGTCGTGGACGGCTTCATCTCCACTTCGGCAGCCCTGATTGCTCTCCATGCGTGCCCACGGGTGCAGGGGTACCTGCTCGCCGGACACCGATCAACGGAGCCCGGCCATGACAAGATGCTGGAGCTGCTGGGGCTGCAGCCGATCCTGTCGCTGAACATGCGCCTCGGTGAGGGAACGGGTGCTGCGCTCTCCTTCTCCGTGCTCGAAGCTGCGGCGAAGATACTGGACGAGATGGCGACCTTCGGCGACGCGGGAGTGGATGAGAAGCTGTAG